The Arachis hypogaea cultivar Tifrunner chromosome 14, arahy.Tifrunner.gnm2.J5K5, whole genome shotgun sequence genome has a segment encoding these proteins:
- the LOC112742127 gene encoding uncharacterized protein codes for MSFVKTVDASDVIKTANALFNLFADVIEWVGPSNIVHVVTDNAANYVSAGKLIHEKYPNIFWYPCAAHCVNLILKDIASIPHIADLASRASKVTVFVYNHMILLSWLRKRKSWTEIVRPRVTRFATVFITLKSIYDHKEYLQSLMVDKYFTSHKLSKSANGKIVSSIVLDSKFWQDCLTTVKIVSPLIKLLRLVDADEKPSLGIAYEGMQRAKNAIKTMFRNQKAAYTPYTSILKMRWDKHLKRDLHAAAYFLNPGIFYSEDFVEKANVLRSLLDLLDVETLCDDSVAAMQEIQLYRDCKESFGKESAKRAASRLEPSEWWRLHSGSAPNLQKMAVRLLHQTSSSSGCERNWSLFKQIHSKRRNRLEQQRLSHIVYVTYNLRLQSRLHRKKRNYDPIDIQSIDTVDFWVMTYEDDPEFTN; via the exons ATGTCATTTGTTAAGACTGTTGATGCTTCTGATGTGATAAAAACTGCCAATGCATTGTTTAATTTGTTTGCTGATGTTATTGAGTGGGTTGGGCCTAGTAACATTGTGCATGTGGTCACTGATAATGCTGCTAATTATGTATCTGCTGGAAAACTTATTCATGAAAAATACCCAAATATATTTTGGTATCCTTGTGCTGCCCATTGTGTCAATCTTATTTTGAAAGATATTGCAAGTATTCCTCATATAGCTGACCTTGCTTCTCGTGCTTCAAAAGTAACTGTGTTTGTCTACAATCATATGATCTTATTGTCTTggcttagaaaaagaaaaagttggaCAGAAATTGTTCGACCAAGAGTCACACGTTTTGCCACTGTTTTCATTACTTTGAAAAGTATATATGATCACAAGGAATATTTGCAGTCATTGATGGTAGACAAATATTTTACTTCTCATAAGTTATCCAAAAGTGCTAATGGAAAGATTGTTAGCTCAATTGTCTTGGACAGTAAGTTTTGGCAAGATTGTCTTACCACTGTGAAAATTGTTAGTCCTCTTATTAAGTTGTTGAGGCTTGTTGATGCTGATGAAAAACCCTCTTTGGGAATCGCGTATGAAGGCATGCAAAGAGCAAAAAATGCTATCAAGACCATGTTCAGAAATCAGAAAGCTGCTTATACGCCATATACGAGTATCTTGAAAATGAGGTGGGATAAGCATTTGAAGCGTGATCTCCATGCGGCAGCGTACTTTTTAAATCCGGGCATTTTCTATAGTGAGGATTTTGTTGAGAAGGCAAATGTTTTGAGATctttacttgatttgcttgatgtTGAAACACTTTGTGATGACTCAGTTGCTGCAATGCAAGAGATACAACTGTATCGAGATTGTAAAGAAAGTTTTGGGAAGGAAAGTGCTAAGAGAGCGGCATCAAGACTCGAACCTA GTGAATGGTGGAGGCTACACAGTGGGAGTGCTCCTAATTTGCAAAAAATGGCAGtccgtcttcttcatcaaacctcTTCTTCATCTGGATGTGAGAGGAACTGGAGCCTTTTTAAACAAATCCATTCAAAGAGGAGGAACCGGTTAGAGCAACAAAGGCTAAGTCACATTGTTTATGTCACCTATAACCTACGCCTTCAATCTAGGTTGCATCGAAAGAAGAGGAATTATGATCCAATTGACATTCAAAGCATTGACACAGTAGATTTTTGGGTAATGACATATGAGGATGATCCTGAATTTACTAATTGA